The following proteins come from a genomic window of Peromyscus eremicus chromosome 23, PerEre_H2_v1, whole genome shotgun sequence:
- the Fzd9 gene encoding frizzled-9 yields MAVPPLLRGALLLWQLLATGGEALEIGRFDPERGRGPAPCQAVEIPMCRGIGYNLTRMPNLLGHTSQGEAAAQLAEFAPLVQYGCHSHLRFFLCSLYAPMCTDQVSTPIPACRPMCEQARLRCAPIMEQFNFGWPDSLDCARLPTRNDPHALCMEAPENATAGPTEPHKGLGMLPVAPRPARPPGDSAPGPGSGGTCDNPEKFQYVEKSRSCAPRCGPGVEVFWSRRDKDFALVWMAVWSALCFFSTAFTVFTFLLEPHRFQYPERPIIFLSMCYNVYSLAFLIRAVAGAQSVACDQEAGALYVIQEGLENTGCTLVFLLLYYFGMASSLWWVVLTLTWFLAAGKKWGHEAIEAHGSYFHMAAWGLPALKTIVVLTLRKVAGDELTGLCYVASMDPAALTGFVLVPLSCYLVLGTSFLLTGFVALFHIRKIMKTGGTNTEKLEKLMVKIGVFSILYTVPATCVIVCYVYERLNMDYWRLRATEQPCTAAPVPGGRRDCSLPGGSVPTVAVFMLKIFMSLVVGITSGVWVWSSKTFQTWQSLCYRKMSAGRARAKACRAPGGYGRGTHCHYKAPTVVLHMTKTDPSLENPTHL; encoded by the coding sequence ATGGCCGTGCCACCGCTGCTCCGCGGGGCGCTGCTGCTGTGGCAGCTGCTGGCGACGGGCGGCGAGGCGCTGGAGATCGGCCGCTTCGATCCGGAGCGCGGCCGGGGTCCCGCACCGTGCCAAGCGGTGGAGATCCCCATGTGCCGGGGCATCGGCTACAACTTGACCCGCATGCCCAACCTACTGGGCCACACGTCGCAGGGCGAGGCGGCTGCGCAGCTGGCCGAGTTCGCGCCTCTCGTGCAGTACGGCTGCCACAGCCACCTGCGCTTCTTCCTCTGCTCGCTCTACGCCCCCATGTGCACCGACCAGGTCTCCACTCCCATCCCCGCCTGCCGGCCCATGTGCGAGCAGGCTCGCCTGCGCTGCGCCCCCATCATGGAGCAATTCAATTTCGGCTGGCCGGACTCGCTCGACTGCGCCCGGCTCCCCACGCGCAACGACCCGCACGCGCTGTGCATGGAGGCACCCGAGAACGCTACTGCAGGCCCCACCGAACCCCACAAGGGCCTGGGCATGTTACCTGTGGCACCTCGGCCCGCGAGACCACCGGGAGATTCAGCGCCAGGTCCCGGCAGCGGTGGCACCTGTGACAACCCCGAGAAGTTCCAGTACGTGGAGAAGAGTCGCTCGTGCGCTCCGCGCTGCGGGCCCGGCGTCGAGGTGTTCTGGTCTCGGCGCGACAAGGACTTCGCGCTCGTCTGGATGGCTGTGTGGTCTGCCCTGTGTTTCTTCTCCACAGCCTTCACGGTCTTCACCTTTCTGCTGGAGCCTCACCGGTTCCAGTACCCCGAGCGCCCCATTATCTTCCTTTCCATGTGCTACAACGTCTACTCCTTGGCTTTCCTGATCCGAGCGGTGGCAGGTGCACAGAGTGTGGCCTGCGACCAGGAGGCAGGGGCTCTGTATGTGATCCAGGAGGGTCTGGAAAACACAGGCTGCACCCTGGTCTTCCTGTTGCTCTATTACTTCGGGATGGCCAGCTCACTTTGGTGGGTGGTTTTGACGCTCACCTGGTTCCTGGCTGCAGGCAAAAAATGGGGCCATGAGGCCATCGAGGCCCATGGCAGCTACTTCCACATGGCAGCTTGGGGCCTGCCAGCTCTCAAGACCATCGTGGTCCTGACGCTGCGCAAGGTGGCTGGGGATGAGCTGACCGGGCTCTGCTATGTAGCCAGCATGGACCCGGCCGCCCTCACTGGCTTTGTGTTGGTGCCCCTCTCTTGCTACCTGGTACTTGGCACCAGTTTCCTCTTGACCGGCTTTGTGGCTCTCTTCCATATCCGCAAAATCATGAAGACCGGTGGCACCAACACGGAGAAGCTGGAGAAGCTGATGGTCAAGATCGGAGTCTTCTCTATCCTTTACACAGTGCCGGCCACCTGCGTCATTGTCTGCTACGTCTACGAGCGCCTCAACATGGACTACTGGCGCCTTCGGGCCACCGAGCAACCGTGCACTGCTGCCCCTGTGCCGGGAGGCCGCAGAGACTGCTCGCTGCCAGGCGGCTCGGTGCCCACCGTGGCTGTCTTCATGCTCAAAATCTTCATGTCCTTGGTGGTGGGCATCACCAGTGGAGTCTGGGTATGGAGTTCCAAGACTTTCCAGACATGGCAGAGCCTGTGCTACCGAAAAATGTCAGCTGGCCGAGCCCGGGCCAAGGCCTGCCGGGCCCCAGGGGGCTATGGCCGTGGTACCCACTGCCACTACAAGGCCCCCACGGTGGTCTTGCACATGACTAAGACAGATCCCTCTCTGGAGAACCCCACACACCTCTAG